tcactcctcaaTTCCCTTTAGAcgtgttcacattttgtctcgttacaaaacaaacttcatgtaTTTCATTGAGATTTTATACGGTAGATCAACACAACGTTGTGCTTGGTTGTGGAGagaaatgtacattttttttcacatcatTTTTTTCTTGCACATAAAAAACCGGATTGTGGCGCAGCGCtcgtggtgtaggggttagcgtgcgaccacatatagaggctataatcctcaaagcggccgtcccgggttcgagtcctggacctggCGACCTTTGCCAAAGGTCtaccctctctttgcccctccttcctgtctacttactatcaaaataaaggcctctagtgccgaaaaaaaaaaaaaaacccggaTCGCGTACCGTTCATTTGCGTTCACCCCCTCTACTCTGATGCTGCTAAATAAAATGCACCTTAATGAACATAAagtgaaggcctcaaaggtttgttagagaacactagagaacaaacagcatcatgaagaccaaggaacacagcagacaggtcaggaaggaAGATGTGgataagtttaaagcaggattaggttctaaaacaagttctgttcaatcaatcatcctaaAATGAAAGGAGGATAACACAGCTGGAATCCTATTAAGACAAGATGAACCATCTAAATTGACATTCCAGGAAAGAAAAGCATTATCAGCAGTCAACACTTGCAGAGATgcacaggtgggagaatctgttgacaggatagCTATTATTCATGTAATCCACAAATCTGGTACTGAAGAGTGGAAAGAAGAGATCCAGAATGTATCAGGCAATTTTGAAGTTTTTGGCTTCAATGAAAAACAGTACGTGTGGTGGAAAACAGTGCTTAtaaccctgaaaacaccatccttACTGAAACATGGctgtggtagcatcatgctgttgggaacGTATTCCTCAGCATAGACCGAGAAGCTGGTAAGAGTTCCTGGGCAGAAACCTGTTAAATCtgcagaaatttttttttttttatgtgtcatTTAGTGCGTTTCAGGCATACCACATGGAGCggatggttgcctacatgtgccagggaaGTTTTGCcctacaaaaaggatatctcaagacagTATCCTATATGCgtgattaactttattaatcccagattcaatccagcatcaaagtaggcaggccacattgatgttaAAGTAACATGTTCGTATGACCTTCAGCCATTTTGAGTAATCGCGTGTTGGTGGGTGGGCAAATGTGTAGAGATAAATGTGGTTGTGATGGGGGAGTTTCAGTTTGTCACCTGGAAGTGTACATGTGTAAGTGTGACGAGGATGGTAGAGGGCCTACAATCCACAGCAGGTAAGAGCAGCTACGGGCAGCTATACCAAGCCTAGGAACCAGCCCCCCAGCAGCCCAGGGCACGCACCAACCCCTGGCAGCAAGATCGCCCGCCACCAAGCAGGGCAGACCTCACAGAGAGTAGTAAACCAACACAGAGCCCATCGTGACACACACCACAACCCTACTGCTGTGTGGTGTTGCATATGTAAGGAGGAGGGGGCGGGTCCAAAGACCAACTCTTGTTCCGCCAGCGACCACACAAGCCCAGTGCCGACTGAAGCCAGGGACCCCCCACAGATCCCCAAAGACACCACAATGCAGCCCCCACAGAGCAAATCCCTTAACTGATGAGTGACATGAGCGCCAGCCATCACACAGACGAGATTCTCACGACCTTTGGAAGTGTAACAGTCCTCCCTTAGTATAGTAACTGAGTGCATGTTACACAGTGCAGACAGGAAACTTGGTCAGAGTTCCTGGGCAGAAACCTGTTAAAGGTtccagaagacttgagactagtgCAGAGGTTTACCTTTTaccaggacaatgaccctaaacatttaGGGTATCAAAGCAAACTCATGTCTTAGAACAGCCTAGttaaagcccagacctaaatccaatctgTAGGAATACTTGAACATTGATGTCCACAGATGCTTGTTTGTGCAGTTCGAGCTATTTTGCGAAGATGAATGGACAAACATTTTTGTCCTCTGAtgtgaaaagctggtagagatatactGAGACAGATGTGCACCTGCAAGGGTGGTTCaacaaaacttaaataaaatttgtataAAGGATACCATggttgtgtttgtaatgtgagaaCATGTGAACAGGTTTAGGATAATTAACACTGGCTCATATtagaaatgtgagtttcatgCAGTAAACAAGGCTCATTTTAGCCATCTTAATGTCTCCTTTAACCTAAAATTCTCCTGCCTTATGACTTCATCTATCTATAAGAGAGTATGTAATCAcacaaaatgaattaaaagtATAAGATTATATCATAAAAGTCCATCATCCTTTCTTTAtactgtttatactgtttaatttgtattgactacgccaaaacaaattccttgtatgtccaaaaacgtccttggcaataaatcttttctgattctgatttatctgGATTTCACCAGGCTCCAGCACAGTCCGATGACCAGTCAGGTTTAGAGACGATAACAAGCCTGGACCAGCTCCTGCAGCTCTTCTACCCTGAATACAGCTTGATCCAGCAGTGTATGAGGAGAAAAACATGGCAcacctcatcttcctcctcttcttttcCATCCTCATCTATTTCAACCTCTTCGGCAAGCCCTTCAGTCCGCTCTAACGATGATGGTATGTGGGTTCAGATGCGGGAGGAGGCTCTTTACAGAGTGGATGGAACTTTAGCAGGTAAACTTGAAGAATGAGAGCAAAATAACATAATTGGTTTTACACCTCCTAGAGATATATGAGGATATAACCAGTCAAATTTTATTGACTCGCTATAGAGTACAAGAGATAATTTTCTAATTGAAtaacaaacaaattaaataaaatcctgttttcaGTCATTCTGGAAGAGATCCAGCGGACATCATGCCAGCCAAGGGAGGTGTGTGTAGAGGTGGCCAAAGAGTACCCAGAATCCACCAGTCAGTTATACCTCCCTCGCTGTGTGGTGCTGCATCGATGCGGTGGATGCTGTGGGAATGAGGCGTTTTACTGCACCAATACGAGCTACAGTCTCGTCAATAAGACAGTGAGTAACACAGATTGATCCTCGCCTTCTTGTTGTATGTCGAGAAAAATGTCTGCCCCCTAAcagattccttctgtttttactttgttgccacactaaaatgtttccgattatcaaacacattttaacatcaaaTAAAGTTATCAAAAATGCCTTCAAGTGTTTGCGATAACTAGCCTTTTACATCACTGGAATTTTGGGCCACACCTGttagcagaattgttttaattcaaccaTTCTGGAAACTTTTCCAGCTTGAAAGGCATGTCTAACGTCATGCCACCGTCACGCCATCTCAATTAGATTcaagtctggaatttgactaGAACACACAAGAACCTCAACGTTTTTATGCTATTCAGAGGTGGAGTTGATAGTGTGCCTTGGATCATTGTCCAACTGCATAAACAGTGAGCTTGACCTTAAGGTCTGGAACAGATGGTCAGACATTCTTCATCATTTTCAGCACAGAGCAGACGTCATGGTTCCAATAGTTATGGTGACCAGTTTAAGTCCTGTAGTACCAATACACCTCCAGACAATTACATCACCACCAGATTTTAATGTCGGCATGttgttttgattaaaatgcTGTGTCAGTGTTGTTGAATCTCTTTGATCGGGGCACGCCATATTGCTTctttttgagatgttttagcctacttcatgtcatcatacagattctatttaagtaatttcttgATGCTACAAGCCTTGCAGAAATCATGCCTGAACATGGCTAgttaaactgaaccaaaaaatgTTGTTAATCACTGTTAATTCATGTTTAAACAAAGAGGAAAGGTTGGCTTGGATAGCTtctttcccttaataaataaaatcattatgcaaaaacattaaaatgctgtaaatctggtatttcactgtttttataCCTCAAAATCCATCTGGATGCTAAAAACCAAATTTGACAATTATGTATCTGGCTCGACCGTAGCACAACAAAGCCCAGTCCAGGGGGAATAGCCTGTGACTGGACACAGCATATCCAGTCACGTAAAGCTGTACAATCTCACAACAACTGCTGACAACAAGGCACACTGGTGCTCTTATAAAACCAGGCAGACTAGATGTGTCTTTAACACTTATAACTAACCTTTACAAAGACTTGAGTCGCACCTAAGTAGCTACAACAAAACCATGAGactcatttgaaaaaaatgactTGAGAACATCTCTAAACCTTTTATCTTCATCACTGTCAGCTGATGGAGCTGTCTCCACCCAGGATGGATCGCACAGTTGCCATGGTCACATTTGTCAACCACACCTCATGCGAATGCTTCTCCAAGCGGCCGCTCCACTCCATCATAAGACGAGCGGCGACAGATCATCTGTGAGTCAGAGGACTTGCTGACGTCTGTTCCCACCACATCTGAATCACGCCTTGTGTATTCATGTGTTATTAAACATGTATGACTGCTTATGTCTGCGAATGTGCAGGTGTTCCCCTCCTGAGCTTCCCTGTGCCTCAGGATCATTATGGGATCCAGTGAACTGTGTGTGCGTCTCTGTGGACACGATCAGCTACTCTCAGAAACAAACAGGTGAGACGAGATGTTTCACTGAACGTTGTAGAGACACTCACACACTGAGCATTTTAGAAGAACCTTTAACGTAAGTACATCAATTAAATGGAAGTTCTCCATTTACTGGTAAACTTGACATGTTCTCTTCTAACATTTTAGAAATTGGGGAGATACAGAAACACGAGCCTTTAAGCATTCCTATTTGAACAATCTCTCCAGACCATCTAGACACTCGGATCCTCCACTAGGCTCTCACATCTTAAGCTCAACCCCAACGGTTTCCTATAAGATTGAGGTCTCCAGCTCCAGTCCTTAAGAGCTGGTTTCCTGCACCTTTTAGATCCATCCCTGCTTGAGCACAGCTGAATCAAATGGTTGAATTACCTCTTCAGTATGGCCTGGAAATAACCCATTCATTTGGTTCAGACCTGTTAGGGCAGGGATGCATCTGAATGCTGCAGGACAGTCGCTCCAGAGGgctggagttggagacccctggTCAATAGACGAAAATGCAAATGAAAGAAGGTTTATTTAGCATCTGGGGaaccatttttgtgttcatttggccatatgttttgATCAATATCCTGCAGAAAGATCCAGTGACTATCTTGGGAGCCACTTTCTCCAATCATTTTTGGAGATTGATACAAGTTTCCTTTTTGCATGCGAATAACAATAAATTGATATTTAGGTACATAGAAACATCAAggtaataaattagaatacctCAGAGTAATATGGGCTTATAGGCTCTCTTTGAGAAAATTATTAATTGTGCCTTTgtgatatatatttatatttttgatatatttttttattttatttttaattttaatgttttcagcGCATCAGCATCTCTAAATTATTTTGCACTTCAATCTACTTTATTGACATAATGGGCCCAAAAATTCAAATccaaatataaacatatttaccATATATTACTAATTGAAGTGTAAAAAATGAACACAGGTTGCAAACTCAAAACATATAAAAGTCaaattaaaatacagtaaaagataaacaaaaatttctaacaaaatgtcattatatttctaaatattttattgtgatgaaacactttaaaacaaactaaatcataaaatataacCTAAAACAGCAGGAAAATCAGTTTACTCATCTATTTCTAATCCAAGAAAACTGGATATAATGGAatattaattaggttccaggaCACGATCAACTTAAAACTGTATAAGTTTTAAAAACCTCATTAGTTACTTTTATGTTATTAGAAACCTTCAGAGTACCAATAATTAGGGATTTTTTTCATCCACTAAATAAAAGACTCAAATCAAAGGCtggattttcaacattttctgttCAAAATCATTGTATCTACAATAAATGACATTCTATAtaaattaatattgtttttagaTGATTAATGGTAGTCGTGCAAAACACTTCTAGATACAGCCCAGATTCTGCACACCCCTAAGAGACAACCACAGTAAAATGAGGAAGTTGATGATGGTGCCAGAGGGTTTCAAACTAATTCTCTCTGCCGCAATGTTGATACAATTGACGCAGGAATgtttttgtgggatttttctTGTACAATCATGTACAGCACCCTTCATCTTTAATAGCTTTTCCAACTCCAAACCCTCATACCTGACTTAACACATAATCAAACTAACTATTTAGGACCCGGTAGGGTGAATATTTAAATTACTTTgttcaaactcaagtctccacATGCAAATTGGGTGTAATAACATAAACAGAGGAGCGTTGTCTTCTTTGTTGGTTACGTGACACGCTCGGCtgatgaagaagaagaacatgCCAGCTGCTTTGCAATTTTGACCACAGCTGATTTGAACCTCAGATACAATAATGAGTCATTTGAGGCTTTCAGCTAAACATCATCATCTAGATGGTGAAGATTATCAAGTATGGTGTTTAGAAAGTTCATCTTAGCTTTTAATGACTCAAACATCATCATCAACCTTTAGATTTGATCTCAAATACCGTTTTTCTCTTTAATGCCTTCTCTCTTCCAGAGGCGCTGGACTTGGGTCTGCTGGCTCTCTGCGGGCCCAACAGGGTTCTGGAAGAATCCACCTGTGAGTGTCTCTGTCAAAACGGACTCACGGAAGCCAGCTGTGATCCAGGCTGGAAACTGGATCAAAACACCTGTAAGGAGACAAATCAGACATGGCATGTCATTTCAGAGCATGTTGTTTAAACTGTTCTAAAGCAGAACATACACTTCCTTACTAAAGTTTTCACACccattaaacttttccacattctgtctcattacaaacacaaacttgaaTGTATGTTATcgggattttatatgatgggCTGACACTCCACTCCAgtgttctgcagcctctaacaggattTGCCCTGTATTCAACTCCATCCCATCAAGTCTCACCAGATTCCAAGTCCCTCCTGAAGAAATGcctccacacagcatgatgctgccaccaccatgctttactatCGGGGAGGGAGTGTTCAGGGGAATGGGCAAACAGGAATCTGTACGTCAGCTTAATTCAAGACTCACCTGCGACATTATTTGTGACAGACAAGCAACAGCTGGAAGCGATACACTGCCCCTTGCACCCAGTCGTGAGGAAGCACAGTGTCACAGCCACTCTCTGTGCCGCACTGACAGGTATGTGCTGGGTGCCCAGGTGGAGAAGAAACGGGGCTAGGCGCCCAACTAGCTCATCAAACTTACCACTATTCATTTGGAAGTATTCAGTGTTTCTCGTTGTCCATCGTCTTCATGTTCTTCACCAGCGAATGGTATTCGCCATCTTCGTCCCTActctggtttaatggccttaaatatagccttcttttcttttgtttttccaaagccgTGGCAGAAAGTTGGGGAAACGTAGGAATTTGTTAAGCTCAACAATGAAAGCTCAAGCATCTGCAGATGTTGCACGTGGAGTCAAAGTACACACACAATACCCCCGACTCTGTGGGAGCCTTTAAGGTCGTCCTCTTCTTACTACTTCACAATTTTTTGCAcccctttgtgttggtctatcacataaaatcctaataaaacacatcAAGGCTTGCTGTTATCGTAACTTAGAAGGTGGAAAAGTTAAACGGATGGGAATACTAGTAAAAGACACTGGAAAGTCCAAAACATTTTCCTGAAGCTGCCTCTGATCAGCCAACACAGATGGGTCAGGCTGGGTTATAAACAGGACCAACAAAAAGCACCACATGGCTTCCTTTTTGGCCCATATTACATAGTTTATTGGGGGTTGATGTCACGTTATACTGACACCTATCAAGATAAAACAAGGAATGCATGTTTTgatacacattttaaaaattaatgagGTTTTGGATTTGTAACTACTAAACTGACCTTCCCTCTTTTTCCTACCTTTGCGGTCAGGTGAGTGCCAGTGCGAAGGCCAAGGCGAGGGGAAGTTGTGTCCTGCTGGACAGCGGTGGGACAACGAgctgtgtggttgtgtgtgcGCAGTGGAGTGTCCCAGGAATCAGCCCCTAAACCCCGACACGTGTCTGTGTCAGTGCAGAGAGAGTCCACAGACGTGTCTACGGCAGGGCAAGAGGTTCAACCCCAACACCTGCAGGTGAGAGAAGCAGAAGGAcatctatttttaaaaactatcacaaaaacattttattgggatttttttttctcagtgtaaCAATAAACTAAGCATGTAAtactttaattaaacaaatagactagtcagatttttttttttaggaacgGCATCTTAAAACTTAAAAAGGGTTTCGCCTTATTAAAATCTAATTCACATATTCGTTTGGGCTCCATAGGAaactttttctttcaaaatgccTTTCtgtatttagccaagtttaataaattaattaaaagcagATATAAGTGTACCAATGTCTGCTTTTGCCTTAGCAAAACGTCATAAGATAGATGTGGTCCTACActgtaataaatgaataaatttaatttcttgCAACTTAGAAATGAAAGTTCAAAAGCTGCCTTAAAACCTCTGAGATTTGcatatggtttaaaaaaatcaatgatATTTGATCAAtaagaagattttaatttgtccgtaataattttgtcttaatttaaaataaaaagtctcaATCTGCATTAACTACCTGAGCTGAGCCAAATTTGAATCATTCCTGAATTGCCTTCTGGGGGCCACACAAAACCAGGCCAAGGGCCTCAAATGGCCCCCGGACCGCACTTTGGAAATCCCTGAGCTAAAGCAAATGGTCTAAGTATTGTAGAGGGTGAGTCAGCCTAAAAAAGGTCAACACAGATACTCAGTAGCCAGTCCATTCAGTTCCTTAAAGGGTCAACAATATAACTTAAAATCAATTCCAAAATGGACATGGTTGTAGTTCAGCCAAGGGTACATCTGAGTATTTTAGCATATTTATGAAAAGAGATGTTATATGTTTTCAAGATGAAGCCCAAAGAGGAACACTttagatggaaaataaaattggCCCTAAAATAAAGCCCTGAGGAATTCCAGAAGTAATAAAGgctaaagaagaaataaattctgTGGGGCTTAGAGAGAAACTCCCTTCAGAACCACTCTAGTTTGGTTCCTTTTATGCCACAATGCTCCAGCTAAGACCTTATGATGCCGAGGTCAGCACTGTCAAATACGGCTATCTgctctaaaagaaaaacagcagaactGCCTGAATAAGTTGCTGATAAAAgatcattaaaacttttaaaagtgctgtttcagtgctcTGAAGAACTTTAAACCCAGACCTAATTttttagaatattgtgattATTTAACCACAACTCTATCTGCACAAATACTATACTTTCCAACTACATGTTTAAAACATGCTGGCACAACACCTGAACAGACACCGCTAGTAATAGTCATTAACTTATCATATCTGTggggtttttgttgttgttggtaaGAAACTCCAGGAGTTGTTGCACATTTCTGATTAGTTCTCAACACTAGAAGCTTTAGAAATATTAGAATAGAGTCAAtgatggggaaaaaaatctgcTCACAATGACATTAgagaataacttttttttatacatttatatatatataaaatgtacCTGTATGTCCTGGTAACTGTATCTCAATGCAATAACAGTAACATACAGCTGATCTTTTTTCATATATCACAACCTTTGGTCTTCCTTCccttcaattgttttttttattcttgtctCTAATCCTGCAAGAAACAGATTATTTAGGTTAATAGATACTCTTTCTTACTTTCGCCATAATATAAGCCTAAATAATTTGACAATGGCTCAGATTTGGTTAAAAACAGTCTAATAGGTGAAGTAAGTCAAAAAGTGGAATTTTCTAAACGCAAAACCCTTGACAAATGGGAATGATCAGTCTTACAGTAACCAATGAATCATCTCCACTAAGATCCTAAATCATCTACAGCAGAAAACCAGTATGTGTCAAGGCATCATGACTAGGCATGGACTTGTCACCAGTATCACAACACAAAgtggataaaaaaatatttatatatcatttcaaaactttttccacattttaggtgacatttaggtaaaaacaaaaaaaatctattacGAAGAAAGATTTCACCacctggttgcataagtgtgcacacccttcaactaataaattgttaaaccgcctttattttattttagccagTAAGTTTGGTAGTAGTGTCTCAGCAGCCACAACAAGActgcaatatttttttgttaaagtttCTCCAGATCTTTTCAATTGTGAGGATATTCATATTCAGCTCCCTAGCAGACACCTGCAGGTTTTTGGTCAGACCTGACTGGTATTCAGAACTGTTCAGGATTCAATTCACCTTCACAAAAAGTCTACTTCCATTTGCAGAAAGGTAACCCCAgggcatgatgctaccacctccTTATTCCAATGTGGGTATGGTCTTCTTGTATGGTTATAGCTTATTGCAGTGATTTTTTTATGAACTGCACAGAtttaattctttgttttttatgacAGGATAGAGAAACAATTTATCTTTGTCCGATTTGCTTTTACATCTCAAACCTTAAAGTCGTTTTACTTAGAAAGCGCCAGGGTGACTGTAGTTTTATCTCTCTGTATCACAGTGCTTCCCTTccctcacctgttgctgcacactgctggtcaggtggctgaacaaaagctgttttttcatttgcttacataaagagaaattaagctgtttgaaaatattttcagtcacaaaacacaaaaacagacaaggtGTGAAAACGTAAGGAGCACCACCTATCACTCCCATCTAACCTAGTTGGAAGTTGTACccgagcagatagcctgactaacaAACCAGCTTAGTATATTTGTGCTACTCTGCAAAGAGTAAAACTACAAAAAGGAATAACTTTCTCCACAATAAGCACCTAAAATCTGGTACTAAATTAGCGGGTGGTTATTCTATGTTTGTGCTTCGATCGATGTATCAATATGTGAATGTTATATACATTATTATCTCTTTAATAATCCCTATGTTACAGTGTTTAGCTGCTGAAGGAACaattgttgttttatgtttttatttagataaaTTAGGTCACATTGTACATTCTTCTTGTAGCTTTTCTGTTCACATACCATGAAACTGTACCATTTCTACTCACAATAATCAAACTGTGAGCTTTTTAAACTAGCCCAAGCCTAATCGTGATTAACCAGCAGTTTGTGATGTGTTACTAGTGAGGCTAATGTCAATCGTTTACCCCAGAAGCGATCGGATTCTTCATTACATTCCTCTCAAGAAAGTGAACTTTCATTCTTTCCATCTCTTTTGGTAATTCACATGTTTCATTGTGGCCTTTTATGGACATCGGGCATCCAAAACATTTGCTTTGGGTTCTGCACGCGTTTTGTGGTTCCCACAGTCTGCATGCACTGGATCAAGCTTCCTCTGACCCGAGAGGCCCTGCAGAGGGAACGGACAGGGAGAGACAGGCTTGGTGAACTCGATGACAGCgagacagacagatggagtGACAGGCGCTatgcaaacacagcagcagacatGAGAATCCGTATGACTAATTTATGCTGCTTGCTTTACATGTGGGAAATCTTCCAAAGATATAAAGACAAGTGGCCTTTAATGGCAGTTCAATAAACGTTCTCAGCTTCTGTTTACTGGAACTGGACCACAGTATAGCcgaaatgtttttaaacccaAGTCTATATTTAGCTTAGAAACTAAGTGGAATTAAAAAATATGCAAGAGCatcaaacatttttgtgaagAGTACCAGTCTtcaacatttctgtttatttttgatgGAGGAAATTAGGAGGACACTTTTCTCTGGTATGCTTTCCATGCAGAATGTCCCAGAATTTGCAGATTTATCACTGGAGGCATTGCATTTTTCaagatttcttctctttttgcttttttgctcGCTATAATCATCTAACACAGTTTAATACCAGACACAGAAAACCTGAGTGATTATAAAATACAGGTTTTAAAGGTGTAACAATTGACTAACAGCAGAAAAACTAGCAGGACCAACCTGACCCTATGTGAGAAACTTACTGGTTGTGTCAAACTTGGTCTTTTACTTCGCTTTGGAGAAATTTGGCATTATTCTTATTTGCAGAAGTATTTTAGTTTAGCCATAGTGGAGTTAAGATCAAGGGACATCATCTCAATTGGATACAAGTCCTgactttggctaggccactccaaatacaaaatttagtttttccttTGAGGGCCAATAAATGGTGGATTCACTGGTGTGTttcagcttaaggtcacaaaatgAGCCACTGGCATTTTCTAAAAGAGATGAGAATTCATGTTTCCATTTATTACTGGAcatgtcctgaagcagcaaagtaaCCCCAGACTACCACATTAGCTAACCCctatgtttgactgtaggtcTGCTGTTCTTTTACTGAAATGCTGTTATTGGATGCCAGCTCCAAACCATCCAaaatgttccacttttgtctggtcagtccacagaatattttcctaaaaaaaGCTTGACACTAACTGAGGAAAATTAGGCCTGCAGTGCTTAAGGTTTATTCGTGGGATCTTCTGTGACCTCTTAAGGGAACCATCTAGAACTGGCTTTGGAAcccttccagactgatagatgtgaATTACTTTGTCATTTgattttgaatttctttaatttgggccatgatgtgttgctttggGGTTCCATAAGATCTGGCTATAAGCATGCATGGGTGTGTCTGGTACTCTGAACTCACTGAACTGGTGGgattggatagcttttttcccctttatGTCTGAAATCCTCATTTATAAACTGCATGTTTGTATTACCTTTGGTTATCTTTGATATAAAAATTCTTTGATGGTCTGAATAATTTTACATGTGACAAAAAGGTTAACAAAAATCAATCTGCAAGGGAGCAAAACAAAGTATGTAAACTGGGTCAAATGCAAGTCTTGTGCACACATACTTGCCTGATTGAGTTGACTTGATCATTGCATAAATGTTTGTTCagttaatttgaataaaaataaaatacaatgttgatttttaaaaaacacgCTATATTGTGTTGCTAGTAAAATGTCAATTTTATATGCAAAATTAATtaagtttttattcatttcctgGTTGCATGTAAAAATCCATCatgattttaaattttacttGTCATCCTTACCTATCAGAGTCAGTGGGCGGGATTACTATTGTCCTATTAATAATAATTGGTCTAAAACTGCCAGGTTAACCAATCAAACAGTAGCATCCAATTGACGAGTTGCAGTGACAGTTTTAATTATTTCCTGTTGCACTGCAGAACactgcaataattattaaacactgaaataattATTCATGGGTCTCAAttcacatttaattattt
This DNA window, taken from Girardinichthys multiradiatus isolate DD_20200921_A chromosome 24, DD_fGirMul_XY1, whole genome shotgun sequence, encodes the following:
- the LOC124861298 gene encoding vascular endothelial growth factor C-like, whose translation is MWIPAVFLCMLNFSYLCSGHDYTNYYQTGDMGTEAPAQSDDQSGLETITSLDQLLQLFYPEYSLIQQCMRRKTWHTSSSSSSFPSSSISTSSASPSVRSNDDGMWVQMREEALYRVDGTLAVILEEIQRTSCQPREVCVEVAKEYPESTSQLYLPRCVVLHRCGGCCGNEAFYCTNTSYSLVNKTLMELSPPRMDRTVAMVTFVNHTSCECFSKRPLHSIIRRAATDHLCSPPELPCASGSLWDPVNCVCVSVDTISYSQKQTEALDLGLLALCGPNRVLEESTCECLCQNGLTEASCDPGWKLDQNTCECQCEGQGEGKLCPAGQRWDNELCGCVCAVECPRNQPLNPDTCLCQCRESPQTCLRQGKRFNPNTCSCYRLPCRNPRRECQDGFYYSSQVCQCIPKYMKWNYQTRK